One region of Pleuronectes platessa chromosome 18, fPlePla1.1, whole genome shotgun sequence genomic DNA includes:
- the LOC128461928 gene encoding oocyte zinc finger protein XlCOF6 isoform X1, translating to MFRLTSRSEMLQHPEEPDVGLKAEAELRATDVQQLMVTDEDLPTMEQENPELLHIEEEQDVDAVTASGLKTEESEPQLVLNSLKTIEVPAADVRGKKTYSCSECGEAFGRSRLLKIHMRTHTGEKPFSCSFCDERFTWLTQLRSHQCVGLHLRQTEEDREAEPGERPISCSECGKSFQHGGHLTQHMSVHTKEKRFSCDVCDKRFTWLYQLKRHKCGGESLQLHDLWTNQEGELLQGVEEADIKFTSIPVAVKSEEDEETPQSSQLHQSQTEENRAICGGPEPEPEPARNSGPEGHLQPGPEDKTEDSSEFKSKAFDTKLKQRNEPCLNFVNDSGCNAVKKSFSCSQCGKMFGRKEHLQTHVRIHTGERPFICSECGKTFGCKRSLLGHMTSHTGEKPFSCSRCGKRFGRTVNLKTHERLHTGERPFTCPFCAKGFTQKVHMTQHMAVHTGDKQFSCSVCSKKFRWLSGLRRHKCGGEPAEQDQEIPELGPGDKPLRCRECGNTFNHKHNLIAHMRTHTGEKPFRCSVCSRGFMASGALKKHSRTHSGEKPFGCLVCAVRFTQGGNLKRHMAQHRGEREEPLSCSLCAKSFTLVSNMKRHLKQHEETRRSQEAGGEALGEHPGTAE from the exons ATGTTCCGTTTAACATCGCGGTCAGAGATGCTGCAGCACCCTGAAGAACCGGATGTAGGTTTAAAAGCTGAAGCTGAGCTGAGAGCAACAG ACGTCCAGCAGCTGATGGTGACTGATGAAGACCTTCCTACTATGGAGCAGGAGAACCCAGAGCTCCTCCACAttgaagaggagcaggatgtGGACGCTGTGACAGCCTCAGGATTAAAGACGGAGGAGAGTGAACCTCAGTTGGTTTTGAATTCCCTGAAGACCATTGAAGTCCCTGCAGCTGAtgtgagaggaaagaaaacctACAGCTGCTCCGAGTGCGGAGAAGCATTTGGCCGCAGTCGACTCCTGAAGATTCACATGAGAACTCACACGGGGGAGAAACcattcagctgcagcttctgcgaTGAAAGGTTCACGTGGCTCACGCAGCTGAGGAGTCACCAGTGTGTCGGTCTTCATCTGAGACAGAcggaggaggacagggaggcTGAGCCTGGAGAGAGACCGATCAGCTGCTCAGAGTGTGGGAAAAGCTTCCAACATGGAGGACACCTGACGCAGCACATGTCCGTCCACACGAAGGAGAAAAGGTTCAGCTGCGACGTGTGCGATAAAAGGTTCACGTGGCTTTATCAGCTCAAAAGACACAAGTGTGGGGGAGAATCCTTGCAGCTTCATGACctgtggaccaatcaggagggAGAACTGCTTCAGGGagtggaggaggctgatatcaagttcacatcgattcctgtcgctgtgaagagtgaagaagatgaagagacacCTCAGTCGTCACAGCTTCATCAGAGTCAGACTGAGGAGAACAGAGCGATctgtggaggaccagaaccagaaccagaaccagccaggaactcaggtcctgagGGACATTTACAACCAGGTCctgaggacaagactgaagactcGTCTGAATTTAAATCGAAAGCGTTTGATACTAAATTGAAGCAGAGAAATGAACCATGTTTAAACTTTGTAAATGATTCAGGATGTAACGCTGTTAAAAAATCCTTCAGCTGCTCCCAATGTGGGAAGATGTTTGGCCGGAAGGAACATTTGCAGACACACGTGAGGATTCACACGGGAGAGAGACCGTTCATCTGCTCCGAGTGCGGGAAGACGTTCGGCTGCAAGAGGTCGCTGCTGGGTCACATGACGAGTCACACGGGAGAGAAGCCGTTCAGCTGCTCTCGATGTGGGAAACGATTCGGCCGCACGGTGAATCTGAAAACACACGAGAGGCTTCACACGGGAGAGAGACCGTTCACGTGTCCTTTCTGTGCTAAAGGCTTCACACAGAAGGTGCACATGACTCAGCACATGGCTGTCCACACGGGAGACAAACAGTTCAGCTGCAGCGTGTGCAGTAAAAAGTTCAGGTGGCTTTCTGGCCTCAGACGACACAAGTGTGGCGGCGAGCCGGCGGAGCAGGACCAGGAGATCCCAGAGCTCGGACCGGGCGACAAACCGCTTCGCTGCCGTGAGTGTGGGAACACGTtcaatcacaaacacaacctgaTAGCTCACATGAGAACTCACACGGGAGAGAAACCGTTCAGATGCTCCGTCTGCAGCAGAGGCTTCATGGCCAGCGGAGCTCTGAAGAAACACTCGAGGACTCATTCAGGGGAGAAGCCGTTCGGCTGCCTCGTCTGCGCGGTGAGATTCACACAGGGAGGGAATCTGAAACGACACATGGCCCAGCAccggggagaaagagaggaaccgCTCAGCTGCTCGCTTTGTGCTAAAAGCTTCACACTAGTGTCAAATATGAAACGACACCTGAAGCAACACGAGGAAACGAGACGTTCACAGGAGGCGGGAGGTGAAGCCCTGGGAGAACATCCTGGGACGGCTGAGTAG
- the LOC128461928 gene encoding gastrula zinc finger protein XlCGF57.1 isoform X2 has translation MVTDEDLPTMEQENPELLHIEEEQDVDAVTASGLKTEESEPQLVLNSLKTIEVPAADVRGKKTYSCSECGEAFGRSRLLKIHMRTHTGEKPFSCSFCDERFTWLTQLRSHQCVGLHLRQTEEDREAEPGERPISCSECGKSFQHGGHLTQHMSVHTKEKRFSCDVCDKRFTWLYQLKRHKCGGESLQLHDLWTNQEGELLQGVEEADIKFTSIPVAVKSEEDEETPQSSQLHQSQTEENRAICGGPEPEPEPARNSGPEGHLQPGPEDKTEDSSEFKSKAFDTKLKQRNEPCLNFVNDSGCNAVKKSFSCSQCGKMFGRKEHLQTHVRIHTGERPFICSECGKTFGCKRSLLGHMTSHTGEKPFSCSRCGKRFGRTVNLKTHERLHTGERPFTCPFCAKGFTQKVHMTQHMAVHTGDKQFSCSVCSKKFRWLSGLRRHKCGGEPAEQDQEIPELGPGDKPLRCRECGNTFNHKHNLIAHMRTHTGEKPFRCSVCSRGFMASGALKKHSRTHSGEKPFGCLVCAVRFTQGGNLKRHMAQHRGEREEPLSCSLCAKSFTLVSNMKRHLKQHEETRRSQEAGGEALGEHPGTAE, from the coding sequence ATGGTGACTGATGAAGACCTTCCTACTATGGAGCAGGAGAACCCAGAGCTCCTCCACAttgaagaggagcaggatgtGGACGCTGTGACAGCCTCAGGATTAAAGACGGAGGAGAGTGAACCTCAGTTGGTTTTGAATTCCCTGAAGACCATTGAAGTCCCTGCAGCTGAtgtgagaggaaagaaaacctACAGCTGCTCCGAGTGCGGAGAAGCATTTGGCCGCAGTCGACTCCTGAAGATTCACATGAGAACTCACACGGGGGAGAAACcattcagctgcagcttctgcgaTGAAAGGTTCACGTGGCTCACGCAGCTGAGGAGTCACCAGTGTGTCGGTCTTCATCTGAGACAGAcggaggaggacagggaggcTGAGCCTGGAGAGAGACCGATCAGCTGCTCAGAGTGTGGGAAAAGCTTCCAACATGGAGGACACCTGACGCAGCACATGTCCGTCCACACGAAGGAGAAAAGGTTCAGCTGCGACGTGTGCGATAAAAGGTTCACGTGGCTTTATCAGCTCAAAAGACACAAGTGTGGGGGAGAATCCTTGCAGCTTCATGACctgtggaccaatcaggagggAGAACTGCTTCAGGGagtggaggaggctgatatcaagttcacatcgattcctgtcgctgtgaagagtgaagaagatgaagagacacCTCAGTCGTCACAGCTTCATCAGAGTCAGACTGAGGAGAACAGAGCGATctgtggaggaccagaaccagaaccagaaccagccaggaactcaggtcctgagGGACATTTACAACCAGGTCctgaggacaagactgaagactcGTCTGAATTTAAATCGAAAGCGTTTGATACTAAATTGAAGCAGAGAAATGAACCATGTTTAAACTTTGTAAATGATTCAGGATGTAACGCTGTTAAAAAATCCTTCAGCTGCTCCCAATGTGGGAAGATGTTTGGCCGGAAGGAACATTTGCAGACACACGTGAGGATTCACACGGGAGAGAGACCGTTCATCTGCTCCGAGTGCGGGAAGACGTTCGGCTGCAAGAGGTCGCTGCTGGGTCACATGACGAGTCACACGGGAGAGAAGCCGTTCAGCTGCTCTCGATGTGGGAAACGATTCGGCCGCACGGTGAATCTGAAAACACACGAGAGGCTTCACACGGGAGAGAGACCGTTCACGTGTCCTTTCTGTGCTAAAGGCTTCACACAGAAGGTGCACATGACTCAGCACATGGCTGTCCACACGGGAGACAAACAGTTCAGCTGCAGCGTGTGCAGTAAAAAGTTCAGGTGGCTTTCTGGCCTCAGACGACACAAGTGTGGCGGCGAGCCGGCGGAGCAGGACCAGGAGATCCCAGAGCTCGGACCGGGCGACAAACCGCTTCGCTGCCGTGAGTGTGGGAACACGTtcaatcacaaacacaacctgaTAGCTCACATGAGAACTCACACGGGAGAGAAACCGTTCAGATGCTCCGTCTGCAGCAGAGGCTTCATGGCCAGCGGAGCTCTGAAGAAACACTCGAGGACTCATTCAGGGGAGAAGCCGTTCGGCTGCCTCGTCTGCGCGGTGAGATTCACACAGGGAGGGAATCTGAAACGACACATGGCCCAGCAccggggagaaagagaggaaccgCTCAGCTGCTCGCTTTGTGCTAAAAGCTTCACACTAGTGTCAAATATGAAACGACACCTGAAGCAACACGAGGAAACGAGACGTTCACAGGAGGCGGGAGGTGAAGCCCTGGGAGAACATCCTGGGACGGCTGAGTAG
- the si:ch211-191i18.4 gene encoding uncharacterized protein si:ch211-191i18.4 isoform X1, with translation MLWSLINDHRNPRNHRRLQQDPGTFSTDVKMKLHVILLLIWSLCRHRVDCSLPDFTPATHLLQVEASVNSESKVVSVLMKNEVSRLPGLCRRLKRRRITVLCNLEKFCWWGRSQGRGQVGQVCRCPRGSRCSHFFVHSL, from the exons ATGTTGTGGAGCCTCATCAACGACCACAGGAACCCGAGGAACCACAGGAGACTCCAACAGGACCCAGGCACGTTCTCTACAGATGTTAAg atgaAGCTGCATGTAATTTTGCTGCTGATCTGGAGCCTCTGTCGTCACAGAGTCGACTGCAGTCTGCCCGACTTCACACCTGCAACACATCTGCTGCAG gTTGAAGCTTCCGTGAACTCTGAGTCAAAGGTCGTCAGCGTCTTGATGAAGAATGAAGTCAGTCGACTTCCTGGACTCTGTCGACGTCTGAAGAGAcgaagaatcactgtcctg tgtaaCCTGGAGAAGTTCTGTTGGTGGGGGCGGAGTCAGGGGCGGGGTCAGGTCGGTCAGGTGTGTCGTTGTCCTCGTGGATCCAGATGTTCTCATTTCTTCGTCCATAGTCTCTGA
- the si:ch211-191i18.4 gene encoding uncharacterized protein si:ch211-191i18.4 isoform X2 — MKRRHPEMKLHVILLLIWSLCRHRVDCSLPDFTPATHLLQVEASVNSESKVVSVLMKNEVSRLPGLCRRLKRRRITVLCNLEKFCWWGRSQGRGQVGQVCRCPRGSRCSHFFVHSL, encoded by the exons atgaagaggagacatCCGGAG atgaAGCTGCATGTAATTTTGCTGCTGATCTGGAGCCTCTGTCGTCACAGAGTCGACTGCAGTCTGCCCGACTTCACACCTGCAACACATCTGCTGCAG gTTGAAGCTTCCGTGAACTCTGAGTCAAAGGTCGTCAGCGTCTTGATGAAGAATGAAGTCAGTCGACTTCCTGGACTCTGTCGACGTCTGAAGAGAcgaagaatcactgtcctg tgtaaCCTGGAGAAGTTCTGTTGGTGGGGGCGGAGTCAGGGGCGGGGTCAGGTCGGTCAGGTGTGTCGTTGTCCTCGTGGATCCAGATGTTCTCATTTCTTCGTCCATAGTCTCTGA
- the jtb gene encoding protein JTB isoform X2, whose translation MESDCRIPVACCRPRVLVLHALFWGLVSLRVFGAALLSEDKTTAVKPVVAPCWLQEDFIVTSACLQCDAFQASWSSCGQTGYVERINCTRSNKDEYKSCRSAVMEEHLFWKFEAAMLALTVLFAIVVVVRQRWLDRLASEKVRRQIESI comes from the exons ATGGAGAGCGACTGTCGGATCCCCGTGGCGTGTTGTCGTCCCCGGGTCCTCGTCCTCCACGCGCTGTTCTGGGGCCTCGTGTCCCTGAG aGTGTTTGGAGCCGCTCTGCTGAGTGAGGATAAAACTACAG CCGTGAAACCCGtggtcgccccctgctggctgcaggAGGACTTCATTGTGACCTCAGCGTGTTTGCAGTGTGACGCCTTCCAGGCT TCGTGGTCTTCCTGTGGACAGACGGGTTATGTGGAGAGAATCAACTGCACCAGATCCAACAAAGACGAGtacaagag ctgTCGGTCGGCGGTGATGGAGGAGCATCTCTTCTGGAAGTTCGAGGCGGCCATGTTGGCTCTGACGGTTCTCTTCGCCATCGTGGTGGTCGTCCGTCAGCGGTGGCTCGACCGCCTGGCATCGGAGAAAGTCCGCCGACAGATTGAGTCCATCTAG
- the jtb gene encoding protein JTB isoform X1 — protein MESDCRIPVACCRPRVLVLHALFWGLVSLRVFGAALLSEDKTTAVKPVVAPCWLQEDFIVTSACLQCDAFQAKSWSSCGQTGYVERINCTRSNKDEYKSCRSAVMEEHLFWKFEAAMLALTVLFAIVVVVRQRWLDRLASEKVRRQIESI, from the exons ATGGAGAGCGACTGTCGGATCCCCGTGGCGTGTTGTCGTCCCCGGGTCCTCGTCCTCCACGCGCTGTTCTGGGGCCTCGTGTCCCTGAG aGTGTTTGGAGCCGCTCTGCTGAGTGAGGATAAAACTACAG CCGTGAAACCCGtggtcgccccctgctggctgcaggAGGACTTCATTGTGACCTCAGCGTGTTTGCAGTGTGACGCCTTCCAGGCT aaGTCGTGGTCTTCCTGTGGACAGACGGGTTATGTGGAGAGAATCAACTGCACCAGATCCAACAAAGACGAGtacaagag ctgTCGGTCGGCGGTGATGGAGGAGCATCTCTTCTGGAAGTTCGAGGCGGCCATGTTGGCTCTGACGGTTCTCTTCGCCATCGTGGTGGTCGTCCGTCAGCGGTGGCTCGACCGCCTGGCATCGGAGAAAGTCCGCCGACAGATTGAGTCCATCTAG
- the glmp gene encoding glycosylated lysosomal membrane protein, protein MAAVLRSGFWALVVLVSTSSQSSFERQLSVQLNPGWTTTSPPPGGDLLHVRAFGDNDTLHYLFCSQGAPTLLLIHTNSSSSTVQVDWPLFLARNTSGSLKVEPESSILHSTAVVFSRLLEYDDVNDTADPTSDLFPPYELQNFTWSRLNLTGDSARLCGAASSSSSGVLCLQLSVFKTDGRGQTWPRLLHTANSSQLEVWIDGLLPRATRSRFLLELQAVGGAYPLSRVEVHRSIDDEYTPSIFKASHWVSAANGSSDVRSFVQWKPVAYRRSDPALEEATPCSHSEPRWQSGETTAAASGLVQAFDSDLDTFGLNVSFGLAGEPFYNSTKFLSWTVLVGVGSPPVDSFSPLVVAIMAVGLGTPVVLLLLGGLWVCLSKKAADSTTAYEPIN, encoded by the exons ATGGCGGCTGTGCTGAGGAGTGGGTTCTGGGCTCTGGTTGTACTGGTTTCCACTTCGAGTCAAAGTTCGTTTGAGCGACAG TTGTCAGTACAGTTGAATCCCGGATGGACGACGACGTCGCCGCCTCCTGGTGGCGACCTGCTGCACGTGAGAGCCTTTGGAGACAACGATACGCTGCACTACCTGTTCTGCAGCCAGGGGGCGCCCACGCTGCTGCTCATCCACAccaactcttcttcttctactgtccAG GTGGATTGGCCTCTGTTTCTGGCTCGTAACACCAGCGGCAGCCTGAAGGTGGAGCCGGAGAGCAGCATCCTGCATAGCACCGCCGTCGTCTTCAGCCGG CTGCTGGAGTACGATGACGTTAACGACACGGCCGatccgacctctgacctgttccCCCCGTACGAGCTGCAGAACTTCACCTGGTCGCGTCTCAACCTGACGGGTGACTCCGCCCGGCTCTGCGGCGCCGCCAGCAGCTCGTCCAGTGGCGTGCTCTGCCTGCAG TTGTCAGTATTTAAgacagatgggcgtggtcagacCTGGCCCCGCCTCTTACACACAGCTAACTCCTCCCAGCTGGAGGTTTGGATCGATGGCTTGTTGCCACGGGCAACTCGCTCCAGGTTCCTATTGGAGCTGCAGGCAGTGGGCGGGGCTTATCCTCTGAGCAGGGTGGAGGTTCATCGATCGATCGATGACGAGTACACGCCGTCAATCTTCAAG gcgtCTCATTGGGTTTCGGCGGCGAACGGCAGCTCTGATGTCCGGAGCTTCGTGCAGTGGAAGCCGGTGGCGTACCGGCGGTCTGATCCCGCCCTGGAGGAGGCCACGCCCTGCAGTCACTCCGAGCCCCGGTGGCAGAGCGGAGAGACCACCGCGGCAGCGTCGGGACTCGTCCAAGCGTTCGACTCCGACCTGGACACGTTCGGGCTCAACGTGAGCTTCGGCCTCGCCGGGGAACCGTTCTACAACAGCACCAAGTTCCTCAGCTG GACGGTGTTAGTGGGCGTCGGCTCTCCTCCTGTCGACTCGTTCTCGCCGCTGGTTGTGGCCATCATGGCGGTTGGACTGGGAACACCGGTGGTCCTCTTGTTGCTGGGCGGACTCTGGGTCTGCCTGAGTAAGAAGGCAGCGGATTCAACGACAGCTTATGAGCCAATCAACTGA
- the cct3 gene encoding T-complex protein 1 subunit gamma yields the protein MFGQQVLVLNQNVKRESGRKVQTGNITAAKTIADVIRTCLGPRAMMKMLLDPMGGIVMTNDGNAILREIQVQHPAAKTMIEISRTQDEEVGDGTTSVIILAGEMLSVAEQFLEQQMHPTIIISAYRQALEDMLEVLKEVSTPVDTSDRSMMLKILHSAINTKALSRWSEMACNIALDAVRTVELEDNGRKEIDIKKYAKVEKVPGGIIEDSCVLKGVMVNKDVTHPRMKRMIKDPRIVLLDCSLEYKKGESQTDIEISKEEDFARILQMEEEYIQQICEDIIRLKPDLIFTEKGISDLAQHYLVKANITAIRRVRKTDNNRIARACGARIVSRTDELREEDVGLGAGLFEVKKIGDEYFTFVTECKDPKACTILLRGASKEILAEVERNLQDAMQVGRNVLLEPFLLPGGGAVEMAISKRLTERSRALTGIEQWPYRAVALALEVIPRTLIQNCGASTIRVLTSLRAKHTQDNSACWGVDGETGCLSDMTSLGIWEPLAVKAQTYKTAVETAILLLRIDDIVSGHKKKDKEDQMTGPGVE from the exons ATGTTCGGTCAGCAGGTCTTAGTTCTCA accaGAACGTGAAGCGGGAGTCTGGACGTAAAGTTCAGACCGGAAACATCACCGCCGCGAAG ACCATCGCAGATGTGATCCGGACCTGCCTCGGCCCTCGGGCCATGATGaag atgctgcTCGACCCCATGGGGGGAATCGTGATGACCAACGATGGAAACGCCATCCTCAGAGAG ATCCAGGTCCAGCATCCTGCTGCCAAGACGATGATCGAGATCAGTCGCACGCAGGACGAGGAGGTCGGGGACGGGACCACGTCCGTCATCATCCTGG ctgggGAGATGCTGTCTGTAGCAGAGCAGTTCCTGGAGCAGCAGATGCACCCGACCATCATCATCAGCGCCTACAGACAGGCCCTGGAGGACATGCTGGAGGTTCTGAAGGAGGTCAG CACCCCTGTGGACACATCAGACCGCTCCATGATGCTGAAGATCCTCCACTCCGCCATCAACACTAAAGCCCTGAGCCGCTGGTCTGAGATGGCGTGCAACATCGCCCTGGACGCCGTCCGCACCGTGGAGCTGGAGGACAACGGGCGCAAAGAGATCGACATCAAGAAGTACGCCAAGGTGGAGAAG GTTCCAGGTGGAATCATCGAAGATTCCTGCGTCCTGAAAGGAGTCATGGTCAACAAGGACGTGACGCACCCCCGCATGAAGCGCATGATCAAAGACCCTCGTATCGTCCTGCTCGACTGCTCTCTGGAGTACAAGAAGGGAGAGAGCCAg ACGGACATTGAGATCAGTAAGGAGGAAGACTTTGCCAGGATCCTGCAGATGGAGGAAGAGTACATCCAGCAGATCTGTGAGGACATCATCCGCCTCAAGCCAGACCTGATCTTCACCGAGAAGGGAATCTCCG ACCTGGCTCAGCACTACCTGGTGAAGGCGAACATCACGGCCATCCGCCGCGTCAGGAAGACCGACAACAACCGCATCGCCAG ggcgTGCGGGGCTCGTATCGTCAGTCGGACCGACGAGCTGCGTGAGGAAGACGTGGGTTTGGGAGCAGGGCTGTTCGAGGTGAAGAAGATCGGTGACGAGTATTTCACCTTCGTCACCGAGTGCAAAGATCCTAAAGCCTGCACCATCCTGCTGCGAGGAGCCAGCAAGGAGATCCTGGCT gaggtggagaggaaccTGCAGGACGCCATGCAGGTGGGTCGTAACGTGCTGCTGGAGCCCTTCCTGCTGCCAGGTGGGGGCGCCGTGGAGATGGCGATTTCCAAGCGTCTGACCGAGCGTTCCCGTGCTCTGACCGGCATCGAACAGTGGCCGTACCGTGCTGTGGCCCTGGCGCTGGAGGTCATCCCCCGAACCCTGATCCAGAACTGTGGAGCCTCCACCATTCGAGTGCTGACCTCACTGAGG GCCAAACACACTCAGGACAACAGTGCGTGTTGGGGTGTGGACGGAGAGACCGGCTGTCTGTCTGACATGACGTCTCTGGGCATCTGGGAGCCGCTCGCCGTGAAGGCTCAGACCTACAAGACCGCCGTGGAG acgGCCATCTTGCTGCTGCGCATCGACGACATCGTCTCTGGTCAcaagaagaaagacaaagaggatCAGATGACGGGACCGGGAGTTGAGTGA